In the genome of Zobellia nedashkovskayae, the window TTCTACAAAAAATGAATTCGCAGTACCTTCATTATTAGTAATACTTTGGCTCAGAGCCGGTAAAGTTGCATCAAGATTTGTTGGTGACCATGAATCCAAAACTCTTACACTTCTGTTTGCGTTGAAAAATGAAGGAAAGTCTGTGTAAACTTTGTCATTATTGAAAATATCATTGCCTTGAGATCCTTGGAAAAAAGCAGATACGTCAATACCTTTGTAAGAGGCGCTTAAGTTCATACCATAGGTGAAGTCAGGGTGAGGAGAACCAATAAATGTTCTATCCTCATCATTTATAGTACCATCGTTGTTCAAGTCACTATACTTAAATCTACCAACACCCTCTGCTGCAGTTGCAAAACCTTGATCAGCACTAGCGCTAACCTCAGCTTCAGAAGCAAATATTCCGTCAACAACTCTACCGTAAAAAGAAGAAATAGGTTGTCCTTCTTGCGTTCTTGTTACGGCACCAGTAGTTCTGTAACCATCATATCCTACTTGAAAAGAACTGATTAAATCAATAACCTCATTTTTATAACTTGAGAAGTTAAGATCAATACCATATTTAAAACCTGAGCTTAATTCATCTGCAAAACTAAGAGATGCATCAATACCCTTGTTTTCAATAGAACCAAGGTTCACATAAGGAGCATTTGCAGCAATTGAAGTGGTACTAAATGAACTATTATCTTGGCTAATTAAATCTTTGGTATTAATAATAAAATATTCAGCCTCAAGATTTAATTTGTTGTCAAAGAAACCAAGTTCGATACCAAAGTTTGTAGTTTCACTGGTTTCCCATTTTAAATCTGGATTACCTGCGGATTCTAGAATAGCTCCTTGAGATACACCTCCACTACCATTAAATCCATAATTTGCATATTGCTCACTTAAAATAGAGATATTATACGTAGGGTTATTTACAGGAAGAGTTTGGTTACCCAATTGTCCCCAAGAACCTTTAAACTTTAATCTACTTACCATGGCATCATCAGGCCAGAACGCTTCATTACTAACGACCCAACCAGCACTAAAAGAAGGGAAGATATCGCTTTGATTGTCTCCTAAGAATCTAGAAGATTTATCTTGACGAACGGTAGCTGTTAATAAATACTTACCTCCGTAACTGTAGTTTGCTGTTCCAAAAACAGAAAACAAAGATGAAGCATTATCATAAGCGTATGCTACGTTAGCGGCACCACCACCATTTTCTAATAAATAGTACTCAGGAGTTTCAAAAAAGAAATCAGTTCTTGAAATCTCTTTACCTTTATTTTTAACATTTAGTGCTTCAATACCTACTAAGGCATTAATACTGTGCTCTCCAAAAGATTTGTTATAACTTAAAGTGTTATTCCATACCCATTCGTAATTGTCATAATCTTGCTCAGTAAGTGTATTAGTAGAAATAGGTTCGGATGATTCTGGAATTAAAGCCCTAAAACGTCTATCATTGTAGGCTTTTATAGATCCACCAATAGAAGTTTTAAATTGTAAACCGTCTACAATATCAAGAGTGGCATAAATATCACCAAAAACCCTCAATGATTTTTCAAAATTGTCCGCTTGTCTGTTAGCTTCCGCAACTGGGTTGTTAGGATTTGAAAGACCAGTATCATTACTGTAGTTACCCGCATAAGCACCTGCATCATCGTAAACAGGAACTAATGGAGACATTCTTGTTGCGAAATTATTCCAAGACTGTCCGCCACTTTTTCTGTCAAAAGATATGTTGGCATGTTGTCCTATTTTAATTCGGTCTCCAATTTTGAATTCAGAATTCAATCTAGTAGAACCTCTTTTAAAACCAGTAGCAATTTGAATACCTTGACGATTTAAATAACTTGCTGAAAAAAGAAATTTAGACTTCTCATTACCGTTTTCAAGAGTTATTGAAGCATTTTGAGTAATGGCCGTTCTGTAAATCTCGTCTAGCCAATCTGTTCCACCATTAGGTGCTACTGTTGCGGAAATTCCATCCGGAGTCCTTTGTAAAGTAGCTGGTGTTACTGGGCTTGCTCCATTACCATATTGTGCGTGAGAAGGTATACCTCCATCATTTCTGATACTTTGCCAAATCATGTCTCCATGTTGTTCTGTATCCAGTAATTCTGGCAGATTTCTAGCTATAGAGAAACCAGTATAGGAATCAACTGAAACCTTTGCTGTATCCATATTGTAGCCACCGCTTCTAGTTGTGATAATTACAACACCGTTGGATGCCCTTGCTCCATAAATAGCCGCTGCACCATCTTTAAGCACGTTCATCTGCGAAATATCTGCAGGGTTTATAGAGTTTAAGATACTGGCATCATCTGTTTGTACCCCATCAATAATATAAAGTGGATCGTTACTGTTAC includes:
- a CDS encoding SusC/RagA family TonB-linked outer membrane protein; the protein is MNQRRDYKSLRSKSKISTLGIGLFSMMICAGPQTAFANSSSPLKIEVKDIFQTTITGTVLDSGGLPLPGANVILKGTTTGTQTDFDGNYTINADEGAILVFSYVGFKNQEITFNGQETIDVTLEEDAAALEEVVVTGYSTQTRGDLTGSVGSVDISEATKAPIVNAAEALQGRVSGVTITNNGSPGSSPTVRIRGYGTGNSNDPLYIIDGVQTDDASILNSINPADISQMNVLKDGAAAIYGARASNGVVIITTRSGGYNMDTAKVSVDSYTGFSIARNLPELLDTEQHGDMIWQSIRNDGGIPSHAQYGNGASPVTPATLQRTPDGISATVAPNGGTDWLDEIYRTAITQNASITLENGNEKSKFLFSASYLNRQGIQIATGFKRGSTRLNSEFKIGDRIKIGQHANISFDRKSGGQSWNNFATRMSPLVPVYDDAGAYAGNYSNDTGLSNPNNPVAEANRQADNFEKSLRVFGDIYATLDIVDGLQFKTSIGGSIKAYNDRRFRALIPESSEPISTNTLTEQDYDNYEWVWNNTLSYNKSFGEHSINALVGIEALNVKNKGKEISRTDFFFETPEYYLLENGGGAANVAYAYDNASSLFSVFGTANYSYGGKYLLTATVRQDKSSRFLGDNQSDIFPSFSAGWVVSNEAFWPDDAMVSRLKFKGSWGQLGNQTLPVNNPTYNISILSEQYANYGFNGSGGVSQGAILESAGNPDLKWETSETTNFGIELGFFDNKLNLEAEYFIINTKDLISQDNSSFSTTSIAANAPYVNLGSIENKGIDASLSFADELSSGFKYGIDLNFSSYKNEVIDLISSFQVGYDGYRTTGAVTRTQEGQPISSFYGRVVDGIFASEAEVSASADQGFATAAEGVGRFKYSDLNNDGTINDEDRTFIGSPHPDFTYGMNLSASYKGIDVSAFFQGSQGNDIFNNDKVYTDFPSFFNANRSVRVLDSWSPTNLDATLPALSQSITNNEGTANSFFVEDGSYMRMKNLQIGYTFNDKVSGLLGMDSVRFYVQGTNLFTITGYDGADPELQPRFKDDGSIDNLTIGVSDNNYPLASIYSLGVNLKF